In Ochrobactrum sp. Marseille-Q0166, a single genomic region encodes these proteins:
- a CDS encoding fumarylacetoacetate hydrolase family protein translates to MKFLRYGETGQEKPGLLDADGNIRDLSAHVSDLSGAVLSPEALAKLGSLDVNALPKVEGNPRLGPCVAGTGKFICIGLNYADHAAESGMAVPPEPVIFMKATSAIVGPNDDLLIPRGSEKTDWEVELGIVIGKTAKYVSEEDALDYVAGYCTLHDVSERAFQIERAGQWTKGKSCDTFGPTGPWLVTKDEVADPQDLKMWLKVNGETMQDGSTKTMVYGVRHLVSYLSQFMSLQPGDIISTGTPPGVGMGMKPPRYLKAGDVVELGIEGLGSQKQNVRADV, encoded by the coding sequence ATGAAATTTCTTCGCTATGGCGAAACCGGTCAGGAAAAGCCGGGCCTTCTCGATGCCGACGGCAATATCCGTGATCTGTCTGCCCATGTCAGCGATCTGTCGGGTGCCGTTCTCAGCCCTGAAGCACTCGCCAAGCTCGGTTCGCTGGATGTCAATGCGCTGCCAAAGGTCGAAGGCAATCCACGCCTTGGCCCATGCGTTGCAGGTACTGGTAAATTCATCTGCATCGGCCTCAACTATGCCGATCACGCAGCAGAATCCGGCATGGCTGTGCCACCGGAGCCGGTCATCTTCATGAAGGCCACCTCGGCCATCGTCGGCCCGAATGATGATCTGCTGATCCCGCGCGGCTCTGAAAAGACCGACTGGGAAGTCGAACTCGGCATCGTTATCGGCAAGACCGCAAAATACGTCTCGGAAGAGGACGCGCTTGATTATGTTGCTGGCTATTGCACGCTGCATGACGTCTCAGAACGCGCTTTCCAGATCGAACGTGCCGGCCAGTGGACCAAGGGCAAGTCTTGCGACACATTCGGCCCGACCGGCCCATGGCTGGTGACGAAGGACGAAGTTGCTGATCCGCAGGATCTCAAAATGTGGCTCAAGGTCAATGGCGAAACCATGCAGGATGGCTCGACCAAGACCATGGTCTATGGCGTTCGTCATCTGGTTTCTTACCTCTCGCAATTCATGTCATTGCAGCCGGGCGATATCATCTCCACCGGCACGCCTCCGGGCGTTGGCATGGGCATGAAACCACCGCGTTATCTCAAGGCTGGCGACGTTGTCGAACTCGGCATCGAAGGCCTCGGCTCGCAGAAGCAGAACGTGCGCGCCGACGTTTA
- a CDS encoding SDR family oxidoreductase, giving the protein MTIRFDGKTALVTAAAQGIGRASALAFAEAGAKVYATDINEAALKELEGVSGIITRKLNVLDEAEVNALVAEIGKVDILFNCAGVVHGGSILEMKDEDLDFAVNLNVKAMIRTIRAVLPGMLERKDGSIVNMASVASSVKGVPNRFAYGVTKAAVIGLTKAVAADYVAKGIRCNAICPGTVESPSLQDRLRAQGDYEEQRAAFIARQPIGRIGQPEEIADLAVYLAGATYTTGQAYNIDGGWTI; this is encoded by the coding sequence ATGACGATACGATTTGATGGAAAAACCGCACTGGTGACGGCGGCCGCTCAGGGCATTGGCCGTGCAAGTGCACTGGCTTTTGCAGAAGCAGGTGCCAAGGTCTATGCGACCGACATCAACGAAGCAGCGCTGAAGGAACTCGAAGGCGTTTCGGGTATCATCACTCGCAAGCTCAACGTGCTTGATGAGGCGGAAGTGAATGCACTTGTAGCCGAAATCGGCAAGGTGGATATCCTGTTCAACTGCGCAGGCGTCGTTCATGGTGGTTCCATCCTCGAAATGAAGGACGAAGACCTCGACTTCGCCGTCAATCTCAACGTCAAGGCAATGATCCGCACCATCCGCGCTGTGCTGCCGGGCATGCTGGAGCGCAAGGACGGCTCCATCGTCAACATGGCTTCCGTTGCATCGAGCGTGAAGGGCGTGCCGAACCGTTTCGCCTATGGCGTCACCAAGGCGGCTGTCATCGGTCTGACCAAGGCGGTTGCTGCCGATTATGTTGCCAAAGGCATCCGCTGCAACGCCATCTGCCCGGGTACGGTTGAAAGCCCGTCGCTGCAGGACCGTCTGCGCGCGCAGGGCGATTATGAAGAGCAGCGTGCAGCCTTCATCGCGCGTCAGCCAATTGGCCGTATCGGTCAGCCGGAAGAAATTGCCGACCTCGCGGTCTATCTCGCAGGTGCAACTTATACGACCGGTCAGGCATACAATATCGACGGTGGCTGGACGATCTAG
- a CDS encoding MaoC/PaaZ C-terminal domain-containing protein, whose protein sequence is MSEQAIYFEDYELGHQRITYGRTITETDFVVHAGHTGDFFPHHMDAEFAKTLPGGQRIAHGTMIFAIGVGLTATLINPVAFSYGYDRLRFVRPVHIGDTIRARVTISAKEDDPKRTNLGRVTERCEVLNQRDEVVLACDHILLVERKA, encoded by the coding sequence ATGTCTGAACAGGCGATCTATTTTGAAGACTATGAGCTGGGCCACCAGCGCATAACCTATGGCCGCACGATCACTGAAACGGATTTCGTGGTTCACGCCGGTCATACGGGTGATTTTTTTCCGCACCACATGGATGCGGAATTTGCAAAAACCCTGCCGGGTGGTCAGCGTATTGCACATGGCACGATGATCTTTGCAATCGGCGTCGGCCTCACGGCAACGCTGATTAACCCTGTTGCGTTTTCCTACGGCTATGACCGCCTTCGGTTCGTGCGTCCGGTGCATATCGGCGATACGATCCGCGCGCGCGTGACGATCAGCGCAAAAGAAGACGACCCGAAACGGACAAATCTGGGCCGCGTTACGGAGCGGTGCGAAGTGCTTAATCAGCGGGACGAAGTGGTGCTGGCTTGCGACCACATCCTGCTTGTTGAACGGAAGGCATGA
- a CDS encoding Gfo/Idh/MocA family oxidoreductase: MTEAFDPKSLRQWWAKPTQPKPIVIFGAGSIVGDAHLPAYKQGGFPVAGIFDPNLDKASALAVQWGVKAFANLQEALAVEDPIFDLATPPSAHASILSKLPEGAAVLIQKPMGSDLAAATEILKVCRARNLKAAVNFQLRFAPMMLALYDAVDKGLLGEVVDFDAWLALATPWGLWPFLKGLPRIEIAMHSIHYLDFVRGLLGNPQGVHAKTIGHPNHEVAQTRTAAILDYGNRVRCALSINHDHDFGRKFQACEFRICGTEGAAYVKLGVNLDYPRGEPDELWIKPKGGDDWVQIALEGAWFPDAFLNRMAQLQRFACCEDAELIGSVEDAWHTMALVEAAYQSSAAPAMPLAAKPEF, encoded by the coding sequence ATGACTGAAGCTTTCGATCCGAAAAGCCTGCGCCAATGGTGGGCGAAGCCCACGCAGCCAAAGCCGATTGTTATCTTCGGCGCGGGCAGCATTGTCGGCGATGCGCATCTGCCAGCCTATAAGCAGGGCGGCTTTCCGGTTGCAGGCATTTTCGACCCCAATCTGGACAAGGCTTCAGCGCTTGCTGTTCAATGGGGCGTGAAAGCTTTCGCAAACTTGCAAGAGGCACTTGCCGTTGAAGACCCGATCTTCGATCTGGCGACACCGCCCTCAGCCCATGCTTCGATCCTGTCGAAATTGCCCGAAGGCGCTGCTGTTCTGATCCAGAAGCCGATGGGCAGCGATTTGGCAGCCGCGACAGAAATACTGAAAGTCTGCCGTGCACGCAATCTGAAAGCTGCCGTGAATTTCCAGCTGCGTTTCGCGCCGATGATGTTGGCACTTTACGACGCCGTCGATAAAGGCTTGCTTGGCGAAGTGGTGGATTTCGACGCATGGCTGGCGCTGGCAACCCCTTGGGGTCTGTGGCCGTTCCTGAAAGGTCTGCCGCGTATCGAGATCGCCATGCATTCGATCCATTATCTCGATTTCGTGCGTGGTCTGCTCGGCAATCCGCAAGGCGTTCACGCCAAGACCATTGGCCATCCGAACCATGAAGTCGCACAGACCCGCACGGCCGCAATCCTCGATTATGGCAACCGCGTGCGTTGTGCACTGTCGATCAATCACGACCATGATTTTGGCCGCAAGTTTCAGGCCTGCGAGTTCCGCATTTGCGGCACCGAAGGGGCTGCCTATGTGAAACTCGGCGTCAATCTCGACTATCCACGCGGCGAACCGGACGAGCTTTGGATCAAGCCAAAGGGCGGGGACGATTGGGTGCAGATCGCGCTTGAAGGCGCTTGGTTCCCGGACGCATTCTTAAACCGCATGGCGCAATTGCAGCGTTTCGCTTGCTGTGAAGATGCAGAGCTGATCGGCTCGGTCGAAGATGCATGGCACACCATGGCGCTGGTTGAAGCCGCTTATCAGTCGAGCGCTGCGCCCGCCATGCCGCTTGCTGCAAAACCGGAGTTTTGA
- a CDS encoding L-rhamnose mutarotase, with protein MVQRMGMVIGLKPEKIAEYKKLHASVWPEILALISECNITNYTIFLKEPENLLFGTWEYVGTDFGADMKKMADNPKNQEWWSVCMPCQKPFETRKEGEWWAMMEEVFHHD; from the coding sequence ATGGTTCAAAGAATGGGCATGGTGATCGGGCTGAAGCCTGAGAAGATCGCAGAATATAAGAAGCTGCACGCGAGCGTGTGGCCGGAGATTCTTGCGCTCATTTCCGAGTGCAACATCACCAATTACACGATCTTTCTCAAAGAGCCTGAAAACCTGCTGTTTGGCACATGGGAATATGTCGGCACGGACTTTGGAGCTGACATGAAGAAGATGGCCGATAATCCTAAAAATCAGGAATGGTGGTCAGTCTGTATGCCTTGCCAGAAGCCATTTGAAACCCGTAAAGAGGGTGAGTGGTGGGCCATGATGGAGGAGGTTTTCCATCATGACTGA
- a CDS encoding mandelate racemase/muconate lactonizing enzyme family protein: MARIEKVELRMVDLPPKVKRTDAIQSFVSQETPIVTITDSDGAVGTGYSYTIGTGGSSVMRLLSDHLVPLIINEDADCIEAIWRKLEFATHATTIGAITALALAAIDTALWDLRAKKQNLPLWKLAGGAKDRCPLYTTEGGWLHIEKEALVEDALAAKAKGFSGSKAKIGKPHGSEDYARLSAVRAAVGDGFEIMTDCNQGFSVDEAIRRAERLKELDLAWIEEPLPADDLDGHIRLTRSTPTPIAVGESIYSIRHFREYMQKGACSIVQVDVARIGGITPWLKVAHAAEAFDIPVCPHFLMELHVSLTCAVQNGRYVEYIPQLDDLTTKGMEIRDGHAIAPSEPGIGIAWDWDAVRARSIAEFTREIVRS; encoded by the coding sequence ATGGCAAGGATTGAAAAAGTGGAACTGCGCATGGTCGACCTTCCACCGAAGGTCAAGCGTACCGATGCGATCCAGAGCTTCGTCAGTCAGGAAACGCCAATCGTCACCATCACCGACAGTGATGGTGCGGTGGGTACGGGCTATAGCTATACCATCGGCACTGGTGGCTCGTCCGTCATGCGCCTGTTGAGCGACCATCTCGTGCCGCTGATTATCAATGAGGATGCAGATTGCATTGAGGCGATCTGGCGTAAGCTCGAATTTGCGACCCACGCCACAACCATTGGTGCGATTACGGCCTTAGCGCTTGCCGCAATCGATACAGCCCTCTGGGATTTGCGTGCGAAAAAACAAAACCTGCCTCTATGGAAACTTGCAGGTGGTGCCAAGGACCGGTGCCCGCTTTACACGACCGAAGGCGGCTGGCTGCATATCGAGAAAGAAGCGTTGGTCGAGGACGCGCTAGCTGCCAAGGCCAAGGGGTTCTCCGGGTCGAAGGCAAAGATCGGCAAGCCACATGGTTCGGAAGATTATGCGCGCCTTTCAGCTGTTCGTGCAGCCGTAGGTGACGGCTTTGAAATCATGACCGACTGCAATCAGGGCTTTAGCGTGGACGAAGCAATCCGTCGTGCCGAGCGCCTGAAAGAGCTTGATTTGGCGTGGATCGAAGAACCGCTTCCGGCGGATGATCTCGACGGCCATATCCGCCTGACCCGTTCCACCCCGACGCCGATTGCAGTGGGTGAATCGATCTATTCGATCCGCCATTTCCGCGAATATATGCAGAAGGGCGCTTGCTCTATCGTGCAGGTCGATGTGGCGCGTATCGGCGGCATCACGCCATGGCTGAAAGTGGCGCACGCTGCGGAAGCCTTCGACATTCCGGTTTGCCCGCATTTCCTGATGGAACTGCATGTCAGCCTCACCTGTGCCGTGCAGAACGGGCGCTATGTCGAATATATTCCGCAGCTTGATGATCTGACCACCAAGGGAATGGAAATTCGTGATGGCCACGCCATTGCACCATCGGAACCGGGCATTGGTATTGCGTGGGATTGGGATGCCGTGCGCGCCCGTTCCATCGCTGAATTCACGCGCGAGATCGTGAGGTCGTAA
- the ugpC gene encoding sn-glycerol-3-phosphate ABC transporter ATP-binding protein UgpC, producing MAQLSIKNLVKRYGSVEVVHGINLEIADKEFVALVGPSGCGKSTTLRMIAGLESISDGALEIGGKQVNDLPPRDRNISMVFQSYALYPHMSVRENMGFSLKIAKQPQAEIDRRVNEASSILGLEALMERRPAQLSGGQRQRVAMGRAIVRNPEVFLFDEPLSNLDAKLRTQMRTEIKKLHAKVQSTVVYVTHDQVEAMTLADRIVIMRDGHIEQVGTPDEVFKRPATQFVAGFIGSPPMNMAEATVQGSELVFANGDRLPVPAQFKAKVTDGAKVTFGLRPDDLFPTGHGLSSGDAGTSHEQVMTVSITEPLGNETLVFVEFAGKEWVARMLNPRQLQSGEAISMHFDLSQAHLFDAVSGKSLAV from the coding sequence ATGGCTCAGCTTTCCATTAAAAATCTCGTCAAACGTTATGGCTCTGTCGAAGTGGTGCATGGCATCAATCTTGAAATCGCCGACAAGGAATTTGTAGCGCTTGTTGGTCCTTCGGGTTGTGGCAAGTCCACGACGCTGCGCATGATCGCAGGTTTAGAGAGCATTTCCGACGGCGCGCTCGAAATCGGCGGCAAGCAAGTCAACGATTTGCCGCCGCGCGATCGCAATATCTCCATGGTGTTCCAGTCCTATGCGCTGTATCCGCATATGTCGGTGCGTGAGAATATGGGCTTCTCGCTCAAAATTGCCAAGCAGCCACAGGCGGAAATCGACCGCCGCGTCAATGAAGCATCAAGCATTCTTGGCCTTGAAGCACTGATGGAACGTCGTCCGGCACAGCTTTCGGGCGGTCAGCGCCAGCGCGTTGCCATGGGCCGCGCTATTGTGCGCAACCCGGAAGTGTTTCTGTTTGATGAGCCGCTTTCCAACCTCGATGCGAAGCTACGCACGCAGATGCGCACCGAGATCAAGAAACTCCATGCCAAGGTGCAGTCCACCGTTGTTTATGTAACACACGATCAGGTCGAGGCCATGACGCTGGCCGACCGTATTGTCATCATGCGCGATGGCCATATTGAACAGGTCGGAACACCGGATGAAGTGTTCAAACGTCCGGCAACGCAGTTTGTCGCTGGCTTCATTGGCTCGCCGCCGATGAATATGGCTGAGGCAACGGTGCAGGGTTCGGAACTGGTCTTTGCCAATGGCGACCGTCTGCCAGTTCCTGCACAGTTCAAAGCAAAGGTCACGGATGGCGCGAAGGTCACATTCGGCCTGCGTCCAGATGATCTTTTTCCGACCGGCCACGGCCTGTCTTCGGGTGATGCCGGTACATCGCATGAGCAGGTTATGACTGTTTCGATCACCGAGCCGCTCGGCAATGAAACGCTGGTCTTTGTCGAATTTGCCGGCAAGGAATGGGTGGCACGGATGCTCAACCCGCGTCAGCTTCAATCCGGTGAAGCGATCTCCATGCATTTTGATCTCTCGCAGGCGCATCTGTTTGATGCGGTGAGCGGTAAAAGTCTGGCGGTGTAG
- a CDS encoding carbohydrate ABC transporter permease, which translates to MASKTLSNDQHRLLRRVKKVAYLIGLFLAMTIICLPGLWIVLSSLRPPVEIMAKPPVWIPQEITLDAYYAMFSGAGGGGIPVWDYFRNSLIISVTSTVIALIVGVSGGYAFARFRFWGKSTTFLGLMLTRSVPGIALSLPLFMLYSRIGIIDTHFGLIITYVALNVPFTIWLIDGFFRQVPKDLAEAAQIDGCTRWQAFWQVEFPLAGPGIATAGIFAFLTSWNEYALASQLTRSVNSKTLPVGLLDYTAEFTIDWRGMCALAVVMIIPALTLTFIVQKHLVAGLTFGAVKG; encoded by the coding sequence ATGGCTTCCAAAACCCTCTCTAATGATCAGCATCGCCTGCTGCGCCGCGTCAAGAAAGTCGCGTACCTCATCGGCCTGTTTCTCGCGATGACGATCATCTGCCTGCCCGGTCTGTGGATCGTGCTGTCCTCGCTGCGTCCGCCGGTTGAAATTATGGCAAAACCGCCGGTCTGGATTCCGCAGGAAATCACGCTTGATGCTTATTATGCGATGTTCTCAGGCGCGGGTGGTGGCGGCATTCCGGTCTGGGATTATTTCCGCAACTCGCTGATTATCTCGGTTACATCGACCGTCATCGCGTTGATCGTCGGCGTTTCGGGTGGCTATGCCTTTGCGCGTTTCCGCTTCTGGGGCAAGTCGACGACCTTTCTCGGCCTGATGCTGACGCGTTCGGTGCCGGGCATTGCGCTTTCGCTACCATTGTTCATGCTCTATTCGCGCATTGGCATCATCGACACGCATTTCGGCCTGATCATCACCTATGTGGCGCTCAATGTGCCTTTCACGATCTGGTTGATCGACGGCTTCTTCCGTCAGGTGCCGAAGGACTTGGCGGAAGCAGCCCAGATTGATGGTTGCACCCGCTGGCAGGCTTTTTGGCAGGTGGAGTTTCCGCTGGCTGGTCCCGGGATTGCGACCGCAGGGATCTTCGCCTTTCTCACCTCTTGGAATGAATATGCGCTGGCTTCCCAGCTCACCCGTTCCGTCAACTCCAAGACCCTTCCTGTCGGTCTTCTCGATTACACCGCTGAATTCACCATCGACTGGCGTGGCATGTGCGCGCTGGCGGTTGTGATGATTATCCCGGCGCTGACCCTCACATTCATCGTTCAGAAGCATCTTGTTGCTGGTCTGACGTTCGGCGCGGTTAAAGGTTGA
- a CDS encoding sugar ABC transporter permease codes for MFKRISPPVLLLLPAFIILAAVVLFPLALSLYSSFTPFRLTRPDSLFNFIGLRNYQRIMGDWVFWAAFIRTVIFLTIALNLEMLLGLGLALLINKATHGQRVLRTLMMFPMMFSPVLVGFQFKFMFNDNIGLVNNALQSLGITNQAIPWLIDGNLALFAILLAEVWMSTSVFAILILGGLLSMPQDPVEAARVDGCTPWQTFRYVIWPYLMPFAFIAMTIRSLDVARAYDIVKIMTDGGPARRTELIWTLVGRTAYSDAQMGLANAMAYVAILLSILFTVMFFRKLAAARAQIGAEW; via the coding sequence ATTTTTAAACGAATTTCCCCGCCGGTTCTGCTTCTGCTTCCGGCTTTTATCATCCTTGCTGCGGTGGTTCTGTTTCCCCTCGCACTTTCGCTTTATTCAAGCTTCACGCCATTCCGGCTGACGCGCCCAGACAGTCTGTTCAACTTTATCGGTCTGCGCAATTATCAGCGCATTATGGGTGATTGGGTGTTCTGGGCTGCATTCATCCGTACAGTGATCTTCCTGACCATTGCGCTCAATCTGGAAATGCTGCTCGGCCTCGGTCTGGCGTTGCTCATCAACAAGGCTACCCATGGCCAGCGCGTTTTACGTACGCTGATGATGTTCCCGATGATGTTTTCGCCGGTTCTCGTCGGCTTCCAGTTCAAGTTCATGTTCAATGACAATATTGGTTTGGTGAACAATGCACTGCAATCGCTGGGTATCACCAATCAGGCTATCCCGTGGCTGATCGATGGCAATCTCGCGCTGTTCGCGATTTTGCTTGCGGAAGTCTGGATGTCGACTTCGGTGTTCGCGATCCTCATTCTGGGCGGCCTTCTGTCCATGCCGCAGGATCCGGTTGAAGCCGCGCGGGTTGATGGCTGCACGCCATGGCAGACCTTCCGCTATGTCATCTGGCCTTATCTGATGCCCTTTGCCTTCATCGCGATGACCATTCGTTCGCTTGATGTGGCGCGCGCCTATGACATTGTGAAAATCATGACCGATGGTGGCCCGGCACGCCGAACCGAGCTGATCTGGACGCTGGTCGGACGCACCGCCTATTCGGATGCGCAGATGGGACTGGCCAATGCCATGGCCTATGTCGCGATCCTGCTCTCGATCCTCTTCACCGTAATGTTCTTCCGCAAGCTTGCAGCCGCACGCGCACAAATCGGAGCGGAGTGGTAA
- a CDS encoding sugar ABC transporter substrate-binding protein, with amino-acid sequence MRNFTTSVLAGSALLAFGMVSAGAADLPGKFEGVTINAKLIGGQQYEALYSRIADWEKATGAKVNILSKKNHFELDKEIKSDIASGSINWCVGSNHSSFAPQYPELYADLNSLLPKEELQGFVPSVIKASTLNDKLVMLPRAQYDVSALYYQKSLYEDDAKKSAFKEKYGYDLAPPKTWKEVSDQAVFFADPPNFYGTQFAGKEEAINGRFYEMLVAEGGEYLDSEGKPAFNSEAGVRALDWFVNLYKDKAVPAGTTNYLWDELGAGFASGTIALNLDWPGWATYFNDPKSSKVAGNVGVVVAPEGSAGKRTGWSGHHGFSVTESCGTKDAAASLIWFLTNEDSQKQESAAGTLPTRTAVWDYVIEQAASDPYKKEVLEVFQETAKTAFPVPQTPSWIEISNAVYPELQAAILGDKTSQQALDDAAKKATQILEDAGEL; translated from the coding sequence ATGAGGAATTTCACGACATCAGTGCTGGCTGGTTCTGCTCTGCTGGCATTTGGCATGGTTTCCGCGGGGGCGGCTGACCTTCCGGGCAAATTTGAAGGCGTTACCATCAATGCCAAGCTTATTGGTGGCCAGCAGTACGAAGCGCTGTATTCGCGCATTGCTGATTGGGAAAAAGCGACCGGTGCCAAGGTCAACATTCTGTCCAAGAAGAACCATTTCGAATTGGATAAGGAAATCAAGTCGGACATTGCTTCGGGTTCCATCAACTGGTGCGTTGGTTCAAACCACTCATCTTTCGCGCCGCAATATCCTGAACTTTATGCTGATCTTAATAGCTTGCTGCCGAAGGAAGAACTCCAGGGTTTCGTTCCATCAGTGATTAAAGCTTCAACGCTGAATGACAAGCTGGTTATGCTTCCACGTGCGCAGTATGACGTTTCGGCACTTTATTATCAGAAGAGCCTTTACGAAGACGATGCGAAGAAGTCGGCCTTCAAGGAGAAATACGGCTACGATCTGGCGCCGCCAAAGACATGGAAAGAAGTGTCCGATCAGGCTGTGTTCTTTGCGGATCCGCCAAATTTCTACGGTACGCAGTTTGCGGGCAAGGAAGAAGCCATCAATGGCCGCTTCTATGAAATGCTGGTCGCTGAAGGTGGCGAATATCTCGACAGCGAAGGCAAGCCAGCTTTCAATTCTGAAGCCGGTGTCCGAGCGCTCGACTGGTTCGTCAATCTTTACAAGGACAAGGCGGTTCCTGCAGGCACAACCAACTATCTCTGGGATGAGCTGGGTGCTGGCTTTGCATCGGGCACCATTGCGCTCAATCTGGACTGGCCGGGCTGGGCGACCTATTTCAACGATCCAAAGTCCTCGAAGGTCGCAGGCAATGTCGGCGTTGTGGTTGCTCCGGAAGGTTCTGCTGGCAAGCGCACAGGCTGGTCTGGTCATCATGGCTTCTCGGTGACTGAATCCTGCGGCACCAAAGATGCAGCCGCTTCGCTCATCTGGTTCCTGACCAACGAGGATTCGCAGAAGCAGGAATCGGCTGCCGGCACGCTTCCAACCCGCACCGCTGTCTGGGATTATGTCATCGAACAGGCCGCTTCCGATCCTTATAAGAAGGAAGTGCTGGAAGTATTCCAGGAAACGGCAAAGACCGCTTTTCCGGTTCCACAGACCCCATCCTGGATCGAAATTTCCAACGCTGTTTATCCTGAACTTCAAGCGGCAATTCTGGGTGATAAGACCTCACAGCAGGCGCTTGATGATGCAGCCAAGAAGGCGACGCAGATCCTTGAAGATGCCGGCGAGCTGTAA
- a CDS encoding IclR family transcriptional regulator: MRGLNLESDDRYRAPALDKGLDILELLASVDGGLSQAEIAKHLDRSPNEFYRMLDRLVKRGYVTKLEGDRYSLTLKLFGLAHLHAPVRRLASFATPIMRELADRSKQANQLAVFDRGSVVVIAQQEAPDYWGISIRVGSHISLFDTGSGHVLLAFRTPEERKMMIAEYVKHGESGNLDQSFYERLDQIRERGYEMMPSAQVAGVYNLSAPILGPDGSCIAALTCPYVTLVNSASAPDITQTISLLQKTVKDLSKLVGSDIGTADEGKE; the protein is encoded by the coding sequence ATAAGGGGATTGAACTTGGAATCAGACGATCGTTATCGCGCGCCCGCACTGGACAAGGGGCTGGATATTCTTGAATTGCTGGCAAGTGTTGATGGCGGATTAAGCCAGGCCGAAATTGCCAAACATCTCGACCGCAGCCCTAATGAGTTTTACCGGATGCTGGACCGTCTGGTGAAGCGTGGTTACGTGACCAAGCTCGAAGGCGACCGTTATTCGCTGACGCTCAAGCTATTTGGCCTGGCACATCTTCATGCGCCGGTGCGTCGGCTTGCTTCTTTCGCCACTCCCATCATGCGCGAACTTGCCGACCGCTCGAAGCAGGCCAACCAGCTTGCCGTATTTGACCGAGGCTCCGTTGTGGTTATTGCACAGCAGGAAGCCCCGGATTACTGGGGCATTTCGATCCGCGTTGGCTCACATATCAGCCTGTTCGACACAGGTTCCGGCCATGTGCTTCTCGCCTTCCGTACACCGGAAGAGCGCAAGATGATGATCGCCGAATATGTCAAACACGGCGAAAGCGGCAATCTCGATCAAAGCTTCTATGAGCGGCTCGATCAAATCCGTGAACGCGGCTACGAAATGATGCCCAGTGCACAGGTCGCCGGCGTCTATAATCTCTCGGCACCGATTCTCGGCCCTGACGGCTCCTGCATTGCAGCGCTCACCTGTCCTTATGTGACGCTCGTCAATTCAGCCTCCGCGCCCGACATCACACAGACCATCAGCCTGTTGCAAAAGACCGTCAAAGACCTCTCAAAGCTGGTCGGGTCCGATATTGGCACTGCTGATGAGGGTAAAGAATAA
- a CDS encoding amidohydrolase, with the protein MIIDTHLHLIDKRVLNYPWLGDVPALNRDFLFESYKKQAERCGIKAALHMEVDVAADNIQAETKHVQDISIANSGFIKGAIASCRPEEPGFAAYLEQSLRNPFIKGFRRVLHVVPDELSEGALFRENIKRLQGTGLTFDLCTLPHQIDKVLALADLAPDLQFVLDHCGVPDIKSGALESWQNGITEIAQRDNVVAKISGVVAYAEPASWTVETIRPYVEHVIQSFGWDRIVWGSDWPVCTLASNIDAGLSTWVATTHALLKGCSDDEKSLLLADNAARLWKL; encoded by the coding sequence ATGATTATCGATACGCATCTGCACCTGATCGACAAAAGGGTGCTCAACTATCCCTGGCTTGGGGATGTGCCTGCACTCAACCGTGACTTTCTGTTTGAAAGCTACAAAAAACAGGCGGAACGCTGCGGCATTAAAGCGGCACTTCATATGGAAGTGGACGTTGCGGCGGATAATATTCAAGCCGAAACAAAACATGTTCAGGATATTTCGATTGCCAATAGTGGCTTCATCAAAGGTGCAATAGCCTCCTGCCGCCCTGAAGAGCCAGGGTTTGCCGCGTATCTCGAACAGAGCCTGCGCAATCCTTTTATCAAAGGCTTTCGACGTGTGCTGCATGTGGTCCCGGACGAACTGTCCGAAGGTGCTTTGTTCCGGGAAAATATCAAACGTCTGCAAGGCACTGGACTGACCTTTGATCTTTGCACGCTCCCGCATCAGATCGACAAGGTGCTTGCGCTGGCCGACCTCGCGCCGGACCTGCAATTCGTACTTGACCATTGCGGCGTGCCAGACATCAAATCGGGCGCTCTTGAAAGCTGGCAGAACGGCATTACCGAGATTGCGCAGCGGGATAATGTGGTCGCCAAGATTTCAGGCGTGGTCGCTTATGCAGAGCCTGCAAGCTGGACGGTGGAGACCATCCGCCCTTATGTGGAGCATGTCATTCAGTCATTTGGCTGGGATCGGATTGTGTGGGGCAGCGACTGGCCGGTCTGTACTTTAGCGAGCAATATCGATGCAGGGCTTTCCACATGGGTAGCGACAACCCATGCACTGCTTAAAGGATGCAGCGATGACGAAAAATCGCTGCTGCTCGCAGACAATGCAGCGCGCCTGTGGAAACTATAA